From the Thomasclavelia ramosa DSM 1402 genome, the window GGAGGAAGAAAGAAACATGTTAGAAAAAGATCAATGGAATGGCTTTAAAGGTAGACTTTGGAAAGAGGAAGTGAACGTACGTGACTTCATCCAAAATAACTACAAGCCATATGATGGTGATGAATCATTCTTGGCTGGACCTACTGAAGCTACAGATAAATTATGGGGTAAATTACAAGAACTTCAAAAAGAAGAACGCGCTAAAGGTGGAGTATTAGATATGGAAACTCATGTGGTTTCTGGATTAACTGCTTATGGTGCTGGATATATTGACGAAGAACTTAAAGATTTAGAAGCAGTTGTAGGGTTACAAACTGATAAACCTTTAAAAAGAGCATTTATGCCTTATGGTGGTATCAAGATGGCACAACAAGCTTGTGAAACTTATGGATATACACCAGATCCTGAATTAGGAAGAATCTTTACAGAATATCATAAAACTCATAACCAAGGGGTTTTCGATGTATATACACCAGAAATCAGATTAGCTCGTCGTAATAAAATCATCACAGGTTTACCAGATACTTATGGACGTGGACGTATCGTTGGTGATTATCGTCGTGTTGCTTTATATGGTATTGATTTCTTAATTGAAGAAAAACAAAATGATTTAGCACATTGCGGAAGTGGATCAATGAGAGATGATACTATCCGTCAACGTGAAGAATTAGCTGAACAAATTAAAGCATTAAATGGTATGAAGAAAATGGCTGAAGCTTATGGTTTCGATATTTCTGAACCAGCTAAAAATGCTAAAGAAGCAGTTCAATGGTTATATTTCGGATATTTAGCTGCTATCAAAACTCAAAATGGTGCTGCTATGTCAGTTGGACGTGTATCAACATTCTTAGACATCTATCTTGAAAGAGATTTAGAAGCTGGAATTATCACAGAAGCTGAAGCTCAAGAATTAATTGATCATTTAGTAATGAAATGTAGAATGGTTAAATTCGCTCGTATTCCTTCTTACAACCAATTATTCTCTGGTGACCCAGTATGGGCTACACTAGAAGTTGCAGGACTTGGAACTGACGGACGTTCTATGGTTACTAAAAATGATTTCCGTTTCTTACACACATTAGAAAACATGGGGCCTTCACCAGAACCAAACTTAACAGTATTATATACTGCTGCATTACCAGAAAATTTCAAAAAATATGCAGCTAAGATTTCAATTGATACTAGCTCAGTACAATATGAAAATGATGATGTAATGCGTCCTGTATGGGGTGATGATTATTCAATTTGCTGTTGTGTATCTGCAACTCAAACTGGTAAAGAAATGCAATTCTTCGGAGCTCGTGCTAACTTAGCTAAATGTTTATTATACGCTATCAATGGTGGTATCGATGAAAAAACAAAAACTCAAGTAGCTCCAAAATATCGTCCAATCACTTCTGAATATTTAGATTACGAAGAAGTAATGGAAAGATATGACCAAATGATGGAATGGTTAGCTGATATTTATGTAAATACACTTAACTTAATCCAATATATGCATGATAAATATTATTATGAAGCAGCTGAAATGGCTTTAATTGATACAGATGTAAGACGTACATTTGCAACTGGTATTGCTGGATTCTCTCATGTAGTAGATTCATTAAGTGCAATTAAATATGCGAAAGTTAAAACAGTTCGTGATGAAGATGGTATTGCAATTGATTACGAAATTGAAGGAGACTTCCCTCGTTATGGTAACGATGATGATCGTGCTGATGATATTGCAGTATGGTTATTAAAAGAATTCTTAAATAAACTTAAAAAACATCACACTTACCGTGATTCAGAACCAACTACTTCTATCTTAACAATTACTTCTAATGTTGTTTATGGTAAAGCTACTGGTTCATTACCTGATGGACGTAAAGCTGGTGAACCATTATCACCAGGTGCTAACCCTTCTTACGGTGCAGAACAATCTGGTTTATTAGCTTCATTAAATTCTGTTGCTAAATTACCATACGAATGGGCATTAGATGGTATTTCTAATACTCAAACAATCAGCCCTGATACTTTAGGTCATGATGAAGAAGAACGTAAAACTAATTTAGTTCAAGTAATGGATGGATACTTTGCACAAGGTGCTCATCACTTAAATGTAAACGTATTTGGAACTGAAAAATTAATTGATGCTATGGAACATCCAGAAAAAGAAGAATATGCAAACTTCACAATCCGTGTATCTGGATATGCAGTTAAATTCATTGATTTAACTCGTGAACAACAAATGGATGTTATTTCAAGAACTTGCCATAAATCTATGTAATAGTTATTGAAAAATAAGCATAACAACAGCCTCTTAATTAAAAGAGGCTGTTTTAATGAAAAAGGAGATTAACATGGAAACAGCAATCAAGGGTTTTGTACATTCTATTGAAAGTTTCGGTTCAGTTGATGGTCCGGGAATACGCTATATAATCTTTCTACATGGATGCCCGTTACGCTGTAAATTCTGTCATAATCCAGATACTTGGGCTAATGCTAAGTCGACAATGGAAATGACACCTCAAGAAGCAATTGCTAAAGCACTTAAATACAAGAGCTATTGGGGAAATGATGGTGGAATTACAGTTAGTGGTGGTGAACCATTATTACAAATTGATTTTTTAATTGAATTATTTAAATTAGCGAAAAAAGAAGGAATCAATACTTGTATTGATACTAGTGGTGGTAATTTTACTAGAGAAGAACCGTTTTTTTCTAAATTTAATGAATTAATGAAATATACAGATTTATTATTAGTAGACCTTAAACATATTGATAGTACACAGCATCAAGAGTTAACAGGAAAAGGTAATGATAATATTTTAGATATGGCAAAATATTTAAGTACGATAAATAAACCTGTTTGGATTCGTCATGTTTTAGTACCGGGTATCAGTGATAAAGATGAATATTTAACAGAATTAGATAAATTTATTAGTACTTTGAATAATGTTAAGAAAGTGGAAGTTTTACCTTATCATACACTAGGAGTATTTAAATGGGAAGAACTAGGGATTCCTTATCAATTAGACGGAATTAACCCACCAAATCAAGAGCGTATTGATAACGCTAATAAATTATTACATACGGATAAATATAGATAGTTTAATACTATCTATATTTTTTTAGATGAAACGTAGTTTCATGAATTTGATGATTTTACGAAAACTTATGAAACATCTTGTCAAAAGTTTCTGTTTTTGCACTTAAACTATTCATTTGTATAGTAAATTAAGCTATAATGGAAATGTAAAAATGAGGAGGAAGAATAGATGAAATTAGGTGCAATTGAAGCTGGAGGAACTAAATTCGTAGTTTGTATTGGTGATGAATTTGGAAATGTAATAGAAAGAGATTCTTTCCCAACTGAAACTCCAGAAGAAACAATGGCGAATATTTTTAAATTTTTTGATGGAAAAGATATTGAGGCACTTGGAGTCGGATGTTTTGGACCAATCGATCCAGATTTAAACAGTCCAACTTATGGATATATTACAACAACACCAAAACCAGGATGGGGTAACTTTAATATCATGGGTGCTTTAAAGGAACGTTATGATATTCCTATGGGATTCGATACTGATGTTAATGGTGCTGCTTTAGGTGAAGCTTATTTTGGTGCAGCCAAAGGTTTAGACAGTGCTTTGTATATGACAATTGGTACAGGAATTGGATGTGGTGCTATTGTTGAAGGAAATTTAGTTCATGGGTTATTACATCCAGAAATGGGACACATGAATATGATTGTTCGTGAAGACGATACTTATGCAGGTAAATGTCCTTTCCACGGTACGTGTTTTGAAGGTTTAGCAGCAGGACCGGCAATTGAAGCACGTTGGGGTAAAAAAGGTTTTGAATTACCGGCTGACCATCCTGCTTGGGATTTAGAAGCTTACTATATCGGTCAGGCTCTAGCAACTTATGTTTTAGTTATTTCACCAAAGAAAATCATCTTAGGTGGTGGGGTCTCAAAACAAAAACAAATGTTCCCATTAATTCATAAATATTTAAGAGAATTCTTAAATGGATATATTCAAAAAGATGAAATTTTAACGGATAAGATTGATGATTATATTGTATCACCTGCTTTAGGTGATAATGCTGGTGTGTGTGGTGCTCTAGCATTAGCAAAACAGGCATTAGAAAAATAAATAAAAAGAGCTTAGGCTCTTTTTATTTAAATTAATTAGTATATTAAATATGATAAATATCTATACATAGATTAAAAAATGACTATTGGGTTATTGAAACCAATAGTCATTATAATCATATTTAAAGACACGATAAACGAATTTGCCCCCGGTTGTTGTGAATTTTTTGATCAAAGTACCAAATTGATCATATTCGCCCCATGACATTGCCATTCCGCTATCAATAATAATATTGTTATCAAGTTCTTGGACACTGCTTACATAACCAGAGTAATCAACGGGGATTGTATTAACCAAAGAAACAGTACGGTTATTTTCATCAATTAAATATTTATAATAATAAGAAATACCGTTTTTAGTATCGTAAGAAACATTTTGATAATTATTATCTTCTTTCCAATTATAATCGCTGCGAGTTGTACTGACTGCTAGATTATTATTATATAGATATAAATAATATTGTCCGCTGGCAAGAGTGGCATCTTCAACATAGGTAACACAGTGCTGTCCTGCCTGCAATGAAAAGTCACTTGTCTTAGTCAAAAGTAAATCATCGTAACCACTTTCTTGCCAGAAATTATTAGAACCGATCATATAGTCAACTGTTGGATTACTATAAATATTATCTAACTTCATAATTGTTGAAGTTTCTCGTGAACTAATGATCAAACTATCTTTTCCAACTAGTTCAAGTGAGTTGATATGCATCCAATCTAAATCATTTGCAGAATCTGGCTTGGCGGTAGTTTTATAGTAATCTGGAAAGAGTTCAATTAAATCAACAAGTTCTGTGATAGCTTTAGTATTATGATCAATCATAATGATTTTATCTTCACTAGTTACCGCATTCTTTTTACTGGCTAAAACAATTAAGTTATTTTGACTGTCGAAAATATAGTCATGATGCAATTTGTAATCACCAGTAGAATAAATTGTCGAAACATAACCAGTTTGATCAACTCCTACGATCTTTGTGCTTGAAACACTTAAATACATAGTATTATCTTCGAATAAAATTCGATGACTGCGGTATGAAATGATAGGAATTTCACTTCTAATCACGCCATCGTTATCATATAATCGCATATAGGTCTGTTCATCATTTTCTTCGGTTACATCATTACCTAAAACGGTGTATAAACCGTTGCTTAGCGCTGATGTAGTATCATAACTTTCAGTTGCAACGCTGAGATATTGATCACCGCCTGATAATTTAGGTGCTTGATAGCTCCACGTAATAGAATCAACTTGTTTGCCATTGGTATCCGTTAATGTAACAGTAATAGTGTTTTTAGCATCGGGAATAGATCCGATTAGCAAATATTCATGTTCTTTAGAAAAGCCGCTTAAACTATTAGTATTAAGTGTTCTGGTGAAGTCTTCGTATCCTTCGCAACTGATGGTATATGTCGCAACGCATTGATAATCAGTTGTAAAATACATATAGATTCCTGTGGTGTTTGTTCCATAAGGATTTTCAATTAACAAGGGATTGTTAAAAGTGTAATTATTTATTTGTTTAATCTTTTTAATTTGCTGATAAATATTTTTTTGATATTTATCACTGTAAATAGTTTCCGGATCACTAGTGGTATTTTTTAATTGTGTATAGGGACGACTATTTTCATCATCACTAGAGGCCTCGGTAACTAAGGGACCGTTAAAGATAAAGCATAACGCAATAATGCTAAATACTAATAGTCCAATCAATATATTTTTAACCTTCTTCATTATTACCTCCTTGAAAATATTATTAAAAATGAATATGTGAAAAATATCTTAAAAAAAACAATAATTAACAAAGTGATAAAATTTTATTTATGTTAATAGCCTATGGGAAAACGTTGATGAAAATTGCAATGTCATAATTTTAAAATTTGATGATTGTAAATCATGAAAAGGAATTATTCAGTTACGATGAAATACATCTTATTTTAAATAAGCGGAATATTATCAGATGGGCAGTGAAATTAAATTTTGAGAATGGATAAGATATTAGTGCTTTTATTTGTTATAATCTAAAATTCTCCAGAATTTTCAAATGGCTTCATATACAAGCAGCTTAATTATAGTAATCGCTTGGGATGTGATAAATATTGGATAGCGTTATTAAAAGTTTGGGCAATTGAGAATCAATGCGATGTTTTGGAGGTGAATCGTGTTGGTTATAGCGTTTTATTTGAGCTATGAGACATTTAGAACAATGAAATTACTGATAGAGGAAAAATTATTTATACATATATTGGATATGTATGTTAGAAATAACAAAAACTTTAAAGAAATTTAAGGAAGGAGTACATACCTGTAACTAATGAGAAACATCAAATGATGTTTCTTTTTTTATAATATATAATAATTATATATTATTAGTTGACAGATAATACTATATAGAATATAATATTATTGAAAGATAAATATGAAAGGAGCTGGGCTTATGATATTTAATACAGGAGCTGCATTGCTAGATGCAATTGTTCTTTCAGTAGTTTCCAAGGAGGCCGAGGGAACTTATGGTTACAAAATTACACAAGATGTTAGAATTGCTCTTGATGTTTCAGAATCGACCTTGTATCCTGTTTTAAGAAGATTATTAAAGGATAATTGTTTAGAAACATATGATCAAGAGTATGGTGGGAGAAATCGACGTTATTATAAAATAACGTCACAAGGACAAGCTCAACTTGAGATGTATAAAGGGGAATGGCATGAGTATGTGCGTAAGATCAATAAAATTATTGAAGGGGGGAAATAATTATGAATCGTAAAAAGTTTATTGAAGAACTAGCATTTTTACTTCAAGATATTGAAGATGCTGAACGAGAAGAAGCTATGCAATATTATGAAGATTATTTTGATGAAGCTGGTCCAGAAAATGAACAGCAGGTTATAAATGATTTAGGCTCTCCTGAACGGGTTGCAGCGATCATTAAAGCTGGTTTAGATAATCAGTTTGATCAGGATATTGAGTATAGTGAAAAAGGGATGGATAATTCAAATTATAAACAATCTCGTGAAATTATTGATGCTAAAATTATTAGTGAAGAGGAGACAGCTGCTGATGATAATAATGATTATCAAAATAATAAACGTCACAAGAATAATTTTAGAGGAAATTCCGACCGAAATCGAATCTTATTAATATTTATCATTATTGGGGCTGTTTTTCTAGCTTTACCAGTAGGTGGTGGGATTCTTGGTTTAGGATTAGGTTTTTTTGGAGCTGTATTTGGCCTTGGAGTTGGTATTTTGTGTGGTGGAGCCGCTTGTTTGATTGGTGCGATAGTCTGCTTTGTCAAAGCATTTATGATTATTGCAGCGTATCCAGGCGCAGGATTGATTACCATGGCGGCAGGATGTGCTTTAATTGCTTTAGCATTCGTCTTTTTCTGGTTAGCTAAAGGTTTGATTAAAATAATCCCTGCTGTTATTAGAGGAATCGTTGATTTTTGTCAAAATATATTTAATAGGGTAGGTGATCGGCGATGAAAAAAATAGGGTATGTGGCATTAGGAGCGTTGTTGCTTGCAATTGTATTGTTCATCAGCGGTACGATGATTGGTGGTTTTTCAGAACTGGAAACTCTTTATGATAAGGGTGATTTTACAATCAGTCTACCTATTACTAAAACGATGGATGTAACAAAAGAATTTACAGACATTAAAAATTTGGAAATTCAAGCAGAAGCTGGAACTGTTGAATTAATTGAATATGAAGGTAGTACAATTAAAGTTGAAGCAAAAAATGTGAGCAAAAAAATTAAATTATATCAAGAACAAAACACTTTGATTGTAAAGGATAGTTTTAGATTTTGGCATCTTATAAATGTTACCGATATAACAACTAGAATTAAAATTTATATACCGAATAGCTATGAATTTAATAAAGTTGAATTAGAAGTAGATGCTGGAGAATTGATTGTTCCTAATTTGAAGGCTAATGATGTTGAAATTGATGTGGATGCTGGAA encodes:
- the pflB gene encoding formate C-acetyltransferase, which produces MLEKDQWNGFKGRLWKEEVNVRDFIQNNYKPYDGDESFLAGPTEATDKLWGKLQELQKEERAKGGVLDMETHVVSGLTAYGAGYIDEELKDLEAVVGLQTDKPLKRAFMPYGGIKMAQQACETYGYTPDPELGRIFTEYHKTHNQGVFDVYTPEIRLARRNKIITGLPDTYGRGRIVGDYRRVALYGIDFLIEEKQNDLAHCGSGSMRDDTIRQREELAEQIKALNGMKKMAEAYGFDISEPAKNAKEAVQWLYFGYLAAIKTQNGAAMSVGRVSTFLDIYLERDLEAGIITEAEAQELIDHLVMKCRMVKFARIPSYNQLFSGDPVWATLEVAGLGTDGRSMVTKNDFRFLHTLENMGPSPEPNLTVLYTAALPENFKKYAAKISIDTSSVQYENDDVMRPVWGDDYSICCCVSATQTGKEMQFFGARANLAKCLLYAINGGIDEKTKTQVAPKYRPITSEYLDYEEVMERYDQMMEWLADIYVNTLNLIQYMHDKYYYEAAEMALIDTDVRRTFATGIAGFSHVVDSLSAIKYAKVKTVRDEDGIAIDYEIEGDFPRYGNDDDRADDIAVWLLKEFLNKLKKHHTYRDSEPTTSILTITSNVVYGKATGSLPDGRKAGEPLSPGANPSYGAEQSGLLASLNSVAKLPYEWALDGISNTQTISPDTLGHDEEERKTNLVQVMDGYFAQGAHHLNVNVFGTEKLIDAMEHPEKEEYANFTIRVSGYAVKFIDLTREQQMDVISRTCHKSM
- the pflA gene encoding pyruvate formate-lyase-activating protein, with the translated sequence MKKEINMETAIKGFVHSIESFGSVDGPGIRYIIFLHGCPLRCKFCHNPDTWANAKSTMEMTPQEAIAKALKYKSYWGNDGGITVSGGEPLLQIDFLIELFKLAKKEGINTCIDTSGGNFTREEPFFSKFNELMKYTDLLLVDLKHIDSTQHQELTGKGNDNILDMAKYLSTINKPVWIRHVLVPGISDKDEYLTELDKFISTLNNVKKVEVLPYHTLGVFKWEELGIPYQLDGINPPNQERIDNANKLLHTDKYR
- a CDS encoding ROK family protein, with the translated sequence MKLGAIEAGGTKFVVCIGDEFGNVIERDSFPTETPEETMANIFKFFDGKDIEALGVGCFGPIDPDLNSPTYGYITTTPKPGWGNFNIMGALKERYDIPMGFDTDVNGAALGEAYFGAAKGLDSALYMTIGTGIGCGAIVEGNLVHGLLHPEMGHMNMIVREDDTYAGKCPFHGTCFEGLAAGPAIEARWGKKGFELPADHPAWDLEAYYIGQALATYVLVISPKKIILGGGVSKQKQMFPLIHKYLREFLNGYIQKDEILTDKIDDYIVSPALGDNAGVCGALALAKQALEK
- a CDS encoding aryl-sulfate sulfotransferase gives rise to the protein MKKVKNILIGLLVFSIIALCFIFNGPLVTEASSDDENSRPYTQLKNTTSDPETIYSDKYQKNIYQQIKKIKQINNYTFNNPLLIENPYGTNTTGIYMYFTTDYQCVATYTISCEGYEDFTRTLNTNSLSGFSKEHEYLLIGSIPDAKNTITVTLTDTNGKQVDSITWSYQAPKLSGGDQYLSVATESYDTTSALSNGLYTVLGNDVTEENDEQTYMRLYDNDGVIRSEIPIISYRSHRILFEDNTMYLSVSSTKIVGVDQTGYVSTIYSTGDYKLHHDYIFDSQNNLIVLASKKNAVTSEDKIIMIDHNTKAITELVDLIELFPDYYKTTAKPDSANDLDWMHINSLELVGKDSLIISSRETSTIMKLDNIYSNPTVDYMIGSNNFWQESGYDDLLLTKTSDFSLQAGQHCVTYVEDATLASGQYYLYLYNNNLAVSTTRSDYNWKEDNNYQNVSYDTKNGISYYYKYLIDENNRTVSLVNTIPVDYSGYVSSVQELDNNIIIDSGMAMSWGEYDQFGTLIKKFTTTGGKFVYRVFKYDYNDYWFQ
- a CDS encoding PadR family transcriptional regulator — encoded protein: MIFNTGAALLDAIVLSVVSKEAEGTYGYKITQDVRIALDVSESTLYPVLRRLLKDNCLETYDQEYGGRNRRYYKITSQGQAQLEMYKGEWHEYVRKINKIIEGGK
- a CDS encoding DUF1700 domain-containing protein, with amino-acid sequence MNRKKFIEELAFLLQDIEDAEREEAMQYYEDYFDEAGPENEQQVINDLGSPERVAAIIKAGLDNQFDQDIEYSEKGMDNSNYKQSREIIDAKIISEEETAADDNNDYQNNKRHKNNFRGNSDRNRILLIFIIIGAVFLALPVGGGILGLGLGFFGAVFGLGVGILCGGAACLIGAIVCFVKAFMIIAAYPGAGLITMAAGCALIALAFVFFWLAKGLIKIIPAVIRGIVDFCQNIFNRVGDRR
- a CDS encoding DUF4097 family beta strand repeat-containing protein → MKKIGYVALGALLLAIVLFISGTMIGGFSELETLYDKGDFTISLPITKTMDVTKEFTDIKNLEIQAEAGTVELIEYEGSTIKVEAKNVSKKIKLYQEQNTLIVKDSFRFWHLINVTDITTRIKIYIPNSYEFNKVELEVDAGELIVPNLKANDVEIDVDAGSFKAENIIASYTKVDVDAGDARINLLNSYRSEFNCDAGDIDATMVGSESDYSYEVDSDVGDISIGSYRSDGLSDEYSHSGGQRKIEADCNVGSIRIKMEV